Below is a genomic region from Pseudomonadota bacterium.
CCCTCGAGGCGGTCGCGGTCGTGCACGTCGGCCGCCACCACGGCGAAGTGCGGATGCGCGCGACACGCAGCGATGTGGCCTTCCGTTCCGGACGAGAAGTTGTCATACACCGTCACCGCATGGCCCGCGTCGAGCAGATGCTCGGCGAAGTGGCTGCCGATGAAGCCCGCCCCGCCGACGATGAAGAAGCGCTCGGCGGTCACGGCTTCGACGACTCCCACTTGAACGCGCTCCGATGCAGCAGCGGATGCGAGACGAGGAGGTGCCACACAACAGCAGCGATGGCCTCGGTGTGCGCCGTCACACGGGCTTCGAAGCGCGGGGGAACGATGACGCAGACCGCCGCATGACGGGCGGTGTGCCCCCCGTCACGCCCCACCACGCCGAGCACCCGGGCCCCGCGGGACACCGCCAGGTCGACCGCGGCCACCAGGTTGGGCGAGATGCCTCGCTCGGCGTCTCCCCCTCCCACCGAGAAGACGAGCAGCGCGTCGTCGGCGCCCAGGCGCGACACCTCGAGCCAGGCCGAGAAGGTGGTCGACCACCCCTCGTCGTTGGTGCGCGCCGTGAGCTCGGCCACGTTGTCGGTGGGGGCGTAGGCCTCGATGCCGCACATCTTGCGCAAGTCGGCCGTGGCGTGCGAGGCGTGCGCCGCGGAACCGCCCACGCCGAGCACGAAGAGACGCCCCCCACGGTCTCGCAGCGCCGCCAGCTCCGCCACGAGGCCCTCGAGAGCGTCGGCGTCGAGCGCGCCGACCAGGGCCGCACACTCATCGAGATACTGCCGGCTGTGGCTCACAGGCGCAGCCCTCCCATGTCGGCATCGGCCTTGAGCATGCGCACCGTGTCGAGGCTCACCTCGCCCAGGTCGCGCCCCAGCTGCGACAGCTTCTCGAGAAGGCTGTCGGTGACGGTGATGATGTCGACCCCCACCTGAGAGGCCTGCACCACGTTGAATAGCTCGCGGGGGCTGGCCCAGAGCAGCTCGATGGCCCGATCGGCCGATCGGCA
It encodes:
- a CDS encoding SIS domain-containing protein, with the protein product MSHSRQYLDECAALVGALDADALEGLVAELAALRDRGGRLFVLGVGGSAAHASHATADLRKMCGIEAYAPTDNVAELTARTNDEGWSTTFSAWLEVSRLGADDALLVFSVGGGDAERGISPNLVAAVDLAVSRGARVLGVVGRDGGHTARHAAVCVIVPPRFEARVTAHTEAIAAVVWHLLVSHPLLHRSAFKWESSKP